TGCATTTGATAGTTTTTCCAGTGCCAGTTGTTTTAAGGTGCGCAAGTCCAATTTTCCCGTTCCCAATACGGGGATGTGATCTACTTTGATAAAATTGTCCCGTTTGGGAATGAACAGATTGGGCAATCCACTAGCCGAGACCTTTTCCAAGATCTCCGGAATGGCCGATTCTTCGAGGGTGTGTAAGACGACCAGCTGCTCCCCTTTCCGTTCATCAGGTACGGCGGTGACAGCCAAAACCATGGTTTCGGCGTTTGACGCTTCCAATAACGCATTCTCAACCCGTCCATGAGGGATCATCTCGCCACCGATTTTGGAAAATCGGGATAGGCGATCCGTAATCGTAATAAACCCATCCTCATCCAGGGCCGCAATATCTCCGGTAGTGTACCATCCCTGTCGTATCACTTTTGCTGTCAAATCTTCACGGCCTAAATACCCATCCATCACGTTTGGCCCTTTGACTAAGAGCATACCTGGGGTGCCGATCGGCAACGGTTGCTCAGTATCAGGATCAACAATTCTAACAGACACGCCTGGAAGTGGCTGTCCGACCGTTCCCCGCCGAGAGGCGGATTGGAAAAACCCCGAAGCTCGAAAATCTGGACAATTGACTGCAATCACGGGCGAACATTCTGTGACTCCATATCCTTCAATGGGACGAATGCCAAATCGTTCTTCGAATGCGATCAGAAGCCGGTCGGGTAACTTTTCTGCGCCTGTGAGTACGATCCGGAGGGAACCGAATTGTTCCGGGGTGCAGCGGCGAAGATATAATTGCAGGAAAGTCGGGGTCGTTAAGAGGATGGTGATTCGATGCTGGTGGATTAGGTCTCCAATGGGCCCGGCATCCAAGGGAGAGGGATGGTAGATCACGCCGGCTCCATGGATGAGTGGAAACCACAGTGTGGTCAGATATCCGAAAGAATGAAAAAACGGCAAAATCCCCAAAAGTCGGTCATTGTGATCCAGGTGCAGGACTTGGGCAATTCCTTCCACGTTTGAATCAAGGTTGAAATGACTCAGCAGGACGCCTTTAGGTTCTCCCGTGCTCCCGCTACTAAAAATAATGGTGGCGATATCATCGATAGAAGGATGAATTGTGGCTCCACAGTGACGCTCCAACATTCGGACTGGAGCGAAGAGCGCTAACAACGCCGCGGTGAGCCGAGCCTGTAAATTAATTGTGTTTCGAATCTCCTCGATCCAGATAGGAGTAAGGTAAGCCGGGAGTTCGACTTTGGCTTTATTTAAGAAGATGCGGCTGGTGAGAACCGTTATTAATCCCGCTTGTTTGGCGGTGGCCTCCAACCCTTGTACCCCAAGGGTGTAATTCAAATTGACGGTGGTTTTTCCCGAAAGAGTTGCAGCCACATTGGCGAGTGCGCCGCCCACACTCGGAGGCAGTAGAATTCCAACCGTGTGTTGCCCTTCCCAGCGAGGTCTGAGTGCTCTTGCCAAGGCGATAGCGCCTGTCAGCGCCTTGAAGCAGGACACATGAGGTGTAGTCGCATCTCCAAACATGAGGCGAAAAGGGTGTTTGCGCATGGACCATACAAAACTGTGATGGAGAGGGCGTCGGCTGGGTTTTCGTAAACGCCAGGCGGCTTCTCCTAATTCTTGAACGGCTTGCCTCACCTCTTCAGCAGATGTGGTTGAGGGGAGGGGATCGCCGATAGAGAGCGTGATGGGGTAGGGGAAGCAGGTCGGCCATTTTGCCAAAAATCGTCCACCGATGAAACTGAAGATACTCCCCCAGACACGGTCAAGGTTGATGGGAACAATGGGGACATCCCGACCTTTGACGATACGGGTGAATCCCGACCGGAAGGGTAAGAGGTTACCGGTACGGGTAATTTGGCCTTCTGGAAAAATGCATACCAGTTCGCCTCGATCGAGACTCTGTCCTGCTTGCCGTAACGCAGATAAAATTTCTCTGGGAGATCCGTTCGAGGAAATGGGAATGACCCCCATGATTTTGGCAAAGGGATGGAGCACGCGATGGTCATAATAATGTTGGTCGACGAGAAATCGAATAGGGCGATCGGTGGTGGCGAGTAGGAGCAGTCCGTCAATGAAGGAGACATGGTTGGGCACCAGAAGTGCCCCGCCTTCTTGCGGAATACGATCCCGCCCGGTGATGGTGAGTCGATAAATGGTGTGGGTGAACAAGACTAACATCAACCGAATAAACATTTCGGGGAGAACCCGAAGCGCCCAAATGGTCAGAGTCGCGCTCCCGATGCCTGAGACGAGAAAGATATTGCTGGCGCTAAGCCCGATCTTTGACAGGAATCCTGATCCCAGAGATCCCAAAAGGACTCCTCCAAAGACCAGGGTGTTGGCAAAGGCAATCACGGCCCCTCGTCGATCAGCCGGGGATCGCCATTGGATCAGAGCGTTGAGCGGGACCACCACAAATCCGCTGGCGAGGCCGAGACAACCCATGGCCATGAGGGTTCCTCCTAATTGTGGCTCCCCAAACCCTAAGGCGAAAAGACTGGCGGTTATCCCTGTGCCTCCCAAGGGAAGGTAGCCTAATTCCACTTTGGCCGCTGAGAGTTTTCCGACCAACAGGGAGCCAATGCCAACCCCAATTCCGAAGGCTGCCAGGGGTAGCCCTGAAAGAGAATCAGATAATTGAAGGACGGCTTTTGCGTAGATCAACACATCCTGCCCAACCAAACTGGCCAACGTCCAAAATGCCATGGCCCCCAATATACCCAATTTCAAAACTCGATCTAACCGAAGGGCTTCAATGGCGGCTTTCCAGGTTTCTCGCACTCCGCCCTCAAGTCGAGCCCGTGGGACTGTGGGAATAAACAAAGAAGCCCATAAACCTATTCCCGAACACACCATAAGCACTAAGCCTGTTAGCCATGGGGTTTGGCCGGAAAGGTCCAGCAAGGGACCCGCCAATGCGGTCCCTGCAATGATGGCGATGAAGGTCCACATCTCGAGTTGACCATTTCCCCATGACAGGCGATGGTGAGGCAGGAGTTCAGGAAGAATTCCATATTTGGAAGGACTAAAAAGGGCGCTTTGGGCACCCATTGCGGCTAGTACCAGGAGGGGGAGGACTCCACCCAGCGGATTCCAAAAAAGGGCTGCGGTACCGGCTCCCATCAACAAAACTTCTACGGCTTTCATGACGACGATCACGGTTCGCTTACTGAACCGATCGGAAAAGACTCCGGCAAAGGCCGAAACCACCATCAGGGGAAGGGTAAAGATGACAAAAGCTTGTGTGGTGGTCGTCTGGGAGGCTGCTTCAAAATCCGGCCCAGATGCACCTACC
Above is a window of Candidatus Nitrospira neomarina DNA encoding:
- a CDS encoding acyl-[ACP]--phospholipid O-acyltransferase; protein product: MTESSSASPPPAAQSAALRGLLVAQFFGAFNDNAWKLIVALLAIKQVAASVGASGPDFEAASQTTTTQAFVIFTLPLMVVSAFAGVFSDRFSKRTVIVVMKAVEVLLMGAGTAALFWNPLGGVLPLLVLAAMGAQSALFSPSKYGILPELLPHHRLSWGNGQLEMWTFIAIIAGTALAGPLLDLSGQTPWLTGLVLMVCSGIGLWASLFIPTVPRARLEGGVRETWKAAIEALRLDRVLKLGILGAMAFWTLASLVGQDVLIYAKAVLQLSDSLSGLPLAAFGIGVGIGSLLVGKLSAAKVELGYLPLGGTGITASLFALGFGEPQLGGTLMAMGCLGLASGFVVVPLNALIQWRSPADRRGAVIAFANTLVFGGVLLGSLGSGFLSKIGLSASNIFLVSGIGSATLTIWALRVLPEMFIRLMLVLFTHTIYRLTITGRDRIPQEGGALLVPNHVSFIDGLLLLATTDRPIRFLVDQHYYDHRVLHPFAKIMGVIPISSNGSPREILSALRQAGQSLDRGELVCIFPEGQITRTGNLLPFRSGFTRIVKGRDVPIVPINLDRVWGSIFSFIGGRFLAKWPTCFPYPITLSIGDPLPSTTSAEEVRQAVQELGEAAWRLRKPSRRPLHHSFVWSMRKHPFRLMFGDATTPHVSCFKALTGAIALARALRPRWEGQHTVGILLPPSVGGALANVAATLSGKTTVNLNYTLGVQGLEATAKQAGLITVLTSRIFLNKAKVELPAYLTPIWIEEIRNTINLQARLTAALLALFAPVRMLERHCGATIHPSIDDIATIIFSSGSTGEPKGVLLSHFNLDSNVEGIAQVLHLDHNDRLLGILPFFHSFGYLTTLWFPLIHGAGVIYHPSPLDAGPIGDLIHQHRITILLTTPTFLQLYLRRCTPEQFGSLRIVLTGAEKLPDRLLIAFEERFGIRPIEGYGVTECSPVIAVNCPDFRASGFFQSASRRGTVGQPLPGVSVRIVDPDTEQPLPIGTPGMLLVKGPNVMDGYLGREDLTAKVIRQGWYTTGDIAALDEDGFITITDRLSRFSKIGGEMIPHGRVENALLEASNAETMVLAVTAVPDERKGEQLVVLHTLEESAIPEILEKVSASGLPNLFIPKRDNFIKVDHIPVLGTGKLDLRTLKQLALEKLSNAQLP